In a single window of the Coprothermobacter proteolyticus DSM 5265 genome:
- a CDS encoding carbon-nitrogen hydrolase family protein, translating to MKAALVVNEVTANLDANYEKVLSCIDECAQNGAQLIVFGEAAITGLINNDEPTHDFPLASPVPGPITDTLCKKATELNVHIATGILEKDGSKLYDSAILISPAENVVLKYRRMSPGWHGGRADPKVYCEGTEVSKCYTPLGSFAFLICGDLFDEHIRAEVCKLHPDWLLHLMARSLEDGSFDQAQWDKEKLEYVEQVKTCGITTLMVNYLASAELEDKNFGGAMVVLPSGQILSELPIGKEGILYVDL from the coding sequence GTGAAAGCTGCGCTTGTGGTAAACGAAGTAACTGCGAACTTGGATGCAAACTACGAAAAAGTGCTAAGTTGCATTGATGAATGTGCACAAAATGGCGCTCAACTAATTGTTTTCGGTGAGGCAGCCATCACTGGACTTATCAATAATGATGAGCCAACACATGACTTTCCTTTGGCTTCCCCAGTGCCCGGACCAATAACTGATACTCTCTGCAAAAAGGCCACAGAACTTAACGTCCACATAGCTACTGGCATATTGGAGAAAGATGGCTCCAAACTTTATGACTCTGCAATCCTCATCTCCCCTGCTGAAAATGTCGTGCTTAAGTACAGGCGCATGAGCCCAGGATGGCACGGAGGGAGGGCAGATCCAAAGGTTTACTGTGAAGGCACGGAAGTTAGTAAATGCTATACGCCTTTAGGCTCCTTTGCTTTTCTCATATGCGGAGACTTATTCGATGAACACATAAGAGCTGAGGTGTGCAAGCTTCACCCGGACTGGCTGTTACACCTCATGGCACGCTCCTTGGAAGACGGTTCATTTGATCAAGCGCAGTGGGATAAAGAAAAACTCGAATACGTTGAGCAGGTCAAAACGTGCGGCATTACCACATTAATGGTGAATTACCTTGCCTCGGCGGAGCTGGAGGACAAGAACTTTGGTGGAGCGATGGTAGTACTGCCAAGCGGGCAAATCCTTTCGGAGCTGCCCATAGGCAAAGAAGGAATACTCTACGTGGACCTGTGA
- a CDS encoding CPBP family intramembrane glutamic endopeptidase, producing the protein MAGKSYSYIVLVTLIVFLSLGAASSILQNHFADRMAQGYLMEYCLSTAIVQVLLSLLVMWIMKRNNLFYKNEFTSKGLWKGLKLGWLAYIFAVLLFSLNYMGQDKTLFITPNPLYVLIVLFSALATGFLEEILVRGFVLNAINVKLLNVKDGTKKAMLWSSMIFALAHFFNLVMNPNFLPVLANVIQAFMLGLYLAAIYVLSENLLAPSIIHGLIDFASFIFYAILSPEALSKMMSGTQAAVSSGQILVTFFVQIAITVPFLIAALLMMKNVKQKVPKEVI; encoded by the coding sequence TTGGCAGGTAAAAGCTACAGCTACATAGTGTTGGTTACATTAATTGTTTTCTTATCTTTGGGGGCAGCTAGCTCCATTCTGCAAAACCACTTTGCAGACAGAATGGCTCAAGGCTATTTAATGGAATACTGTTTATCCACGGCAATTGTTCAGGTGCTTCTTTCTTTGCTTGTCATGTGGATCATGAAAAGGAACAATCTGTTCTATAAAAACGAGTTTACCAGTAAGGGCTTGTGGAAAGGGCTTAAGCTCGGCTGGCTTGCTTACATATTCGCCGTTTTACTATTCTCCCTGAACTACATGGGGCAAGATAAAACCCTATTCATTACTCCTAACCCCTTGTATGTACTCATAGTGCTTTTTTCTGCGCTGGCTACAGGTTTTCTTGAGGAGATACTGGTTCGTGGATTTGTGCTAAACGCCATAAATGTAAAGCTGCTTAATGTTAAAGATGGAACAAAGAAAGCCATGCTATGGTCTTCAATGATCTTTGCATTAGCTCATTTCTTCAACCTTGTTATGAACCCCAACTTTCTCCCTGTTTTGGCTAACGTCATACAAGCTTTTATGCTTGGTTTATACCTAGCTGCCATATATGTTCTTAGTGAAAACTTATTAGCCCCTTCCATCATCCATGGGCTCATAGATTTTGCATCCTTCATTTTCTACGCTATTCTTTCGCCTGAAGCACTTTCAAAAATGATGAGCGGGACGCAAGCAGCAGTAAGTAGCGGCCAAATTCTTGTCACGTTTTTTGTCCAAATTGCGATAACTGTGCCATTTCTCATAGCTGCGCTCCTGATGATGAAGAACGTTA